Proteins from a genomic interval of Gossypium hirsutum isolate 1008001.06 chromosome A09, Gossypium_hirsutum_v2.1, whole genome shotgun sequence:
- the LOC121206739 gene encoding uncharacterized protein, translating to MTRSALGTLAFDSEIEKTTRANHKETKLRKKQSAVVGTQSNPPPEIKIDDEAESRKTKVSIRELTISIEKLNSQGKLPSQTEPNPRQHVNTVTLQSGKVLEPIPDRNLGQEITQENPKSDKQIQAKPPLPKVQPLFPGRLNQCRKSKEDKEILETFRNVEINLPLLDAIRQILRYAKFLKELYTNKRKLTGNGKISVGENVSAVLQRKMPAKCKDRGMFFDKDRCYHSIGRQVHCASRRSPQGRISKVNGLIFPADFYVIKMEEDNAPGSLDILLGRHFLSTANTKIYVQSGTLTMEFDGEIVKFNVYGTISHPTPDLKLKPLPEHLKCIFLENDETIADLKGINPLEENTKPKKELQG from the exons atgaccagatctgctctaGGAACTCTTGCGTTTGATTCGGAGATTGAAAAGACTACGAGAGCTAATCACAAGGAAACAAAGCTAAGAAAAAAGCAGTCAGCGGTGGTTGGAACTCAAAGCAATCCACCACCAGAAATCAAAATCGACGACGAagcagagtctagg aaaaCTAAGGTatctataagagaattgaccatatcaattgagaaattgaactctCAAGGGAAGTTGCCGTCACAAACAGAACCTAATCCAAGACAACATGTAAATACAGTGACGTTACAAAGTGGAAAGGTACTAGAACCAATTCCTGATAggaatcttggccaagaaatcACCCAAGAAAATCCCAAAAGTGACAAACAGATCCAAGCGAAACCTCCATTGCCGAAAGTCCAACCTCTATTCCCAGGACGATTAAATCAATGTCGAAAAAGTAAAGAAGACAaggagatcctcgaaacattcagaaatgtcgAGATCAATTTACCACTGCTGGATGCCATCAGACAAATTTTGCGGTATGCCAAGTTCCTTAAAGAACTCTACACCAACAAACGAAAATTAACAGGTAATGGAAAGataagtgttggtgagaatgtatcaGCAGTGTTACAGCGAAAAATGCCAGCGAAATGTaaagataggggcat GTTTTTTGACAAAGACAGGTGTTATCATTCAATTGGCAGACAGGTCCATTGTGCATCCCGAAGGAGTCCTCAAGGACGTATTAGTAAAGTCAACGGACTTATCTTCCctgcagatttttatgtgataaaaatggaggAGGATAATGCTCCTGGGTCTTTAGACATCTTGTTGGGGCGACATTTCCTTAGTACTGCGAATACTAAGATTTATGTACAAAGCGGAACCCTCACGATGGAGTTTGACGGAGAGATCGTGAAGTTTAATGTTTATGGCACTATTAGTCACCCAA caccagatctgaaattaaaaccACTTCCCGAACATCTCAAATGCATATTTTTGGAGAATGATGAGACCATTGCCGACTTAAAAGGGATCAACCCCTTGGAGGAAAATACGAAACCAAAGAAAGAGCTGCAAGGATGA